A stretch of the Hyperolius riggenbachi isolate aHypRig1 chromosome 11, aHypRig1.pri, whole genome shotgun sequence genome encodes the following:
- the LOC137537884 gene encoding piggyBac transposable element-derived protein 4-like, translated as MASKRASSAKAVLQLQESDSELDALDASDSESWQSSSSDAESDSGEDSSLDVRDVRTWCAIDCSTPQAPPPRFPFTGSSGLKVEVEGSDPLTYLKLFLTADVIDKIVSETNRYAEQQMATSHLRCSRVRAWEPVTSDVIWQFLGLIILQGVVGKPMQKMYWSTNHLLATPFFGCVMSEYKFSLIMKFLHFTNNEEYDENTHPAPKLRKIWDVSQLILRNFKQTYVPERDISIDESLMAYKGRLSWIQYIASKRARFGIKSYRLCESSSGYIWNAVIYTGKGTTFSETFRSYGLATSSVLTLLEPLLNQGYCVTTDNFYTSPELIEVLLHNRTDCYGTVRPNRRDMPTSFGAKKLKPGDIVAWQKGKILALRWRDKKDVCLMSTVHNTATVTVHTRGGKEVVKPQLVLDYNNTMGGVDKSDQETTFYPAMRKQQKKYYKKIFRHLLEQCLWNSYVLFKKYSDQPGIHADFIWKVVESIFVTHQSSPTAARRPGRHGAGVVNPERLTARHFVEYVPPTEKKATPSRMCVVCCSKKDSSGKKIRKETRFHCPDCDVGLCAVPCFKIYHTRELY; from the coding sequence ATGGCGTCCAAGCGTGCGTCCAGCGCAAAAGCTGTTCTTCAGCTGCAGGAAAGTGACAGCGAACTTGACGCACTTGATGCAAGCGATAGCGAATCCTGGCAAAGTTCGTCGTCTGATGCTGAAAGCGACAGCGGTGAGGATTCGTCGCTTGATGTCCGAGATGTGCGCACCTGGTGCGCAATTGATTGCAGTACGCCTCAAGCTCCGCCGCCGAGATTCCCATTCACTGGTTCATCAGGTTTGAAGGTGGAGGTGGAAGGCAGCGACCCCTTGACGTACCTGAAATTGTTTCTGACAGCTGACGTCATCGACAAAATTGTTTCTGAGACAAACAGGTACGCAGAGCAGCAAATGGCGACTTCACATCTGAGGTGTTCCAGAGTCAGAGCATGGGAACCGGTGACCTCAGATGTCATTTGGCAGTTCCTGGGCCTAATCATCTTACAAGGAGTTGTGGGGAAACCAATGCAGAAAATGTATTGGTCCACCAATCATTTACTGGCTACTCCTTTCTTTGGATGCGTCATGTCGGAATATAAATTTTCTTTGATTATGAAGTTCCTACATTTTACAAATAACGAGGAATATGACGAAAACACACATCCGGCACCGAAACTTCGTAAAATTTGGGATGTAAGCCAACTTATACTGAGGAACTTCAAGCAGACCTATGTGCCTGAGCGAGACATCAGCATCGATgaaagcctcatggcatataaAGGACGGCTCAGCTGGATACAATATATTGCGTCTAAAAGGGCACGATTTGGGATAAAATCTTATCGCCTGTGTGAATCCAGCTCTGGATATATATGGAATGCCGTTATCTACACAGGAAAGGGGACAACATTTAGCGAGACTTTCCGCAGCTATGGTCTGGCCACGTCCTCTGTCCTGACACTTCTCGAGCCACTTCTAAATCAGGGCTACTGTGTCACAACCGACAATTTTTATACCTCTCCTGAGCTAATTGAGGTCCTTTTGCATAACCGAACTGATTGCTATGGCACAGTTAGGCCTAACAGGCGCGACATGCCAACGTCATTTGGCGCCAAAAAGCTTAAGCCTGGAGACATTGTGGCCTGGCAAAAAGGCAAAATTCTGGCGCTGAGATGGCGGGACAAAAAAGACGTGTGTCTGATGAGCACCGTGCACAATACCGCCACAGTGACAGTCCACACAAGAGGTGGGAAAGAGGTCGTCAAACCACAGCTTGTGTTGGATTACAACAACACTATGGGAGGCGTGGACAAATCTGACCAGGAGACCACCTTCTATCCAGCGATGcggaaacaacaaaaaaaatattataagaaAATTTTTCGGCATCTTCTGGAGCAGTGTCTTTGGAACTCCTATGTGCTCTTCAAAAAATATAGCGACCAGCCCGGGATTCATGCTGACTTTATTTGGAAAGTTGTGGAGTCCATATTTGTTACACACCAAAGTTCACCCACAGCGGCGAGGAGACCTGGACGTCATGGTGCTGGAGTGGTAAATCCAGAACGCCTAACTGCACGTCACTTTGTGGAATACGTCCCGCCGACAGAAAAAAAGGCAACACCAAGTCGGATGTGCGTCGTTTGCTGCTCAAAGAAGGACAGCAgtggcaaaaaaataagaaaagaaaccaggttccACTGTCCTGACTGTGACGTGGGTCTTTGTGCAGTCCCATGTTTCAAAATTTACCATACCCGGGagctttattag